The Azospirillaceae bacterium genome includes a window with the following:
- the ftsA gene encoding cell division protein FtsA, with protein sequence MNLPIAGVRKPRRTARGGVIAALDVGTTKVSCLIARVDEHGQPRVAGVGHQMSHGVRAGAIVDMDEAEAAIGAAVQAAEQMAQETIRSVVVNMSGGRPTSQTIGAEVGIGGREVTDADMRRAMQQTRQMVGNGDTAVIHSIPIGFSLDGAKGIRDPRGMVGDRLGVQLHLVTAAGSARRNLSTCVARCHLEVEQFVVSPYAAGLAALVEDEMDLGVTLVDMGGGTTSIAVFLEGNMVFADTIPVGGAHVTSDIARGLTTSIAHAERMKTLYGHAMTSPADERETITVPQVGEDDETLANQVPKSLLVGIIQPRLEEIFELVRHRLEQSGFSKAAGRRVVLTGGASQLPGTRELAQLILDKQVRLGRPLRIKGLADSVAGPAFATAAGLIQYAVMQPLEIPAAGTSAEAQGNLLSRVGQWLRENL encoded by the coding sequence ATGAACCTTCCGATTGCAGGCGTGAGAAAGCCCAGGCGAACAGCCCGCGGCGGCGTCATTGCGGCCCTGGACGTGGGCACCACCAAGGTCAGCTGCCTGATCGCCCGGGTGGACGAGCATGGCCAGCCGCGGGTGGCCGGCGTCGGCCATCAGATGTCGCACGGGGTGCGTGCCGGCGCCATCGTCGACATGGACGAGGCGGAGGCCGCCATCGGCGCGGCCGTGCAGGCGGCCGAGCAGATGGCGCAGGAGACCATCCGCAGCGTCGTCGTGAACATGTCCGGCGGCCGGCCGACGTCCCAGACCATCGGGGCCGAGGTGGGGATCGGCGGGCGCGAGGTCACCGATGCGGACATGCGCCGGGCCATGCAGCAGACCCGCCAAATGGTGGGGAATGGCGACACCGCGGTGATCCACTCCATCCCGATCGGCTTCTCGCTGGACGGGGCCAAGGGCATCCGCGACCCGCGCGGCATGGTCGGCGACCGCCTGGGCGTGCAGTTGCACCTGGTGACGGCCGCCGGCTCGGCCCGGCGCAACCTGTCCACCTGCGTCGCCCGCTGCCATCTCGAGGTCGAGCAGTTCGTGGTCAGCCCGTACGCCGCGGGCCTCGCGGCCCTGGTCGAGGACGAGATGGACCTGGGCGTGACCCTGGTCGACATGGGCGGGGGCACCACGTCGATCGCCGTCTTCCTGGAAGGCAACATGGTGTTCGCCGACACGATCCCGGTCGGCGGCGCCCACGTGACAAGCGATATCGCGCGCGGGCTGACGACCTCGATCGCCCACGCCGAACGCATGAAGACGCTCTACGGCCATGCTATGACGTCGCCGGCCGACGAGCGCGAGACGATCACCGTCCCGCAGGTCGGCGAGGACGATGAGACGTTGGCAAACCAGGTTCCGAAGTCGCTGCTCGTCGGCATCATCCAGCCGCGCCTCGAAGAGATCTTCGAGCTGGTGCGGCACCGGCTGGAGCAGAGCGGCTTCTCAAAGGCAGCCGGCAGGCGTGTGGTCCTGACCGGCGGTGCAAGCCAGCTTCCGGGAACCCGGGAACTGGCCCAGCTGATCCTCGACAAGCAGGTCAGGCTTGGGCGTCCACTCCGCATCAAGGGGCTTGCGGATTCGGTCGCCGGTCCTGCCTTCGCCACGGCCGCGGGGCTCATCCAGTACGCTGTCATGCAGCCGCTGGAGATCCCGGCCGCCGGTACGTCGGCGGAGGCCCAGGGCAACCTGCTGAGCCGCGTTGGGCAGTGGCTCAGGGAAAACCTGTGA
- the ftsZ gene encoding cell division protein FtsZ translates to MISLSVPQMENDLRPRITVFGVGGAGGNAVNNMIRACLEGVDFVVANTDAQAIKGSLADKRIQLGSTITRGLGAGSRPDVGRAAAEEALEDIMACLEGANMAFITAGMGGGTGTGAAPVIARAAREQGILTVGVVTKPFHFEGGHRMRLAEAGIQELQQFVDTLIIIPNQNLFRIANEKTTFADAFKMADDVLHSGVRGVTDLMVMPGLINLDFADIRAVMSEMGKAMMGTGEATGDRRAIDAAEAAISNPLLDDVSMKGARGVLINITGGLDMTLFEVDEAANRIRDEVDPDANIIFGSTFDESMEGRMRVSVVATGIDAAAIGRPSQPATFQVVAGGRTLPTRPAAPAPGQAVARAEPSLASALHTPSGSTQVGVGQAAAPSMAAAFNQIAPQVAAPRAEHEAAPAAAQAQAEPAPVAQSETRAAAPAQAPSIQPTPALRGGQAGNNFVAPRPAEAAPRAAGEAAVPRSSLFQRVTSTARTLMGGAHGEQPAQAPVRQAPQPAPARPAAAQPPVQPHSQPAQPRLDAPKPHNMGSAAEDDMLDIPAFLRRQAN, encoded by the coding sequence ATGATTTCCCTTAGCGTTCCGCAGATGGAAAACGATCTGCGCCCGCGCATCACCGTCTTCGGTGTCGGCGGCGCCGGCGGCAATGCCGTCAACAACATGATCCGCGCCTGCCTGGAAGGCGTGGACTTCGTGGTGGCCAACACCGACGCGCAGGCCATCAAGGGCAGCCTCGCCGACAAGCGCATCCAGCTCGGTTCGACGATCACGCGCGGCCTGGGGGCAGGCTCGCGTCCGGACGTCGGCCGTGCCGCCGCCGAAGAGGCCCTGGAAGACATCATGGCCTGCCTGGAAGGCGCCAACATGGCCTTCATCACCGCCGGCATGGGCGGTGGCACCGGCACGGGGGCGGCGCCGGTGATCGCGCGCGCGGCGCGTGAGCAAGGGATCCTGACTGTCGGCGTGGTGACCAAGCCCTTCCACTTCGAAGGCGGCCACCGCATGCGCCTGGCCGAAGCGGGGATCCAGGAACTCCAGCAGTTCGTGGACACCCTCATCATCATCCCGAACCAGAACCTGTTCCGGATCGCCAACGAGAAGACGACCTTCGCGGACGCCTTCAAGATGGCCGACGACGTGCTGCATTCGGGCGTGCGCGGCGTCACCGACCTGATGGTCATGCCGGGCCTGATCAACCTCGACTTCGCCGACATCCGTGCGGTGATGAGCGAGATGGGCAAGGCGATGATGGGGACGGGCGAGGCCACCGGCGACCGCCGCGCCATCGACGCCGCCGAGGCCGCCATCTCGAACCCGCTGCTCGACGATGTGTCGATGAAGGGCGCCCGGGGCGTGCTCATCAACATCACCGGCGGCCTGGACATGACCCTGTTCGAGGTCGACGAGGCGGCCAACCGCATCCGCGACGAGGTCGATCCGGACGCCAACATCATCTTCGGCTCCACCTTCGACGAGAGCATGGAAGGCCGGATGCGGGTCTCGGTGGTCGCCACCGGCATCGACGCCGCCGCCATCGGCCGCCCGAGCCAGCCGGCAACCTTCCAGGTCGTCGCCGGCGGCCGTACGCTGCCGACCAGGCCGGCCGCCCCGGCGCCCGGCCAAGCCGTCGCCCGCGCCGAGCCCTCGCTGGCCTCGGCCCTGCACACGCCGAGCGGCTCGACCCAGGTGGGCGTCGGCCAAGCCGCGGCCCCGAGCATGGCGGCTGCCTTCAACCAGATCGCTCCCCAGGTTGCCGCCCCCAGGGCCGAGCACGAGGCCGCCCCGGCCGCCGCACAGGCGCAGGCCGAGCCGGCTCCCGTGGCGCAATCGGAAACCCGCGCGGCCGCTCCGGCACAGGCGCCGTCCATCCAGCCGACGCCGGCGCTGCGCGGCGGCCAGGCCGGTAACAACTTCGTCGCACCGCGTCCGGCCGAGGCCGCGCCGCGCGCCGCTGGCGAAGCGGCGGTCCCGCGGTCCTCGCTGTTCCAGCGGGTGACCAGCACGGCCCGCACCCTGATGGGTGGCGCCCATGGCGAACAGCCGGCCCAGGCCCCGGTCCGCCAAGCGCCCCAGCCCGCCCCGGCGCGCCCCGCCGCGGCCCAACCGCCGGTGCAGCCGCACAGCCAGCCGGCCCAGCCCCGTCTCGACGCCCCCAAGCCCCACAACATGGGCTCGGCCGCCGAGGACGACATGCTGGACATCCCCGCGTTCCTGCGGCGCCAAGCCAACTAA
- the lpxC gene encoding UDP-3-O-acyl-N-acetylglucosamine deacetylase, with translation MQNQQTLKSAIPCTGVGLHSGAKVSMTLRPAAADTGIVFRRTDVPAEAAEIPALWNRVVDTKLCTVLGNEHGVTVGTVEHLMAALRGCGIDNCVIELDGPEIPIMDGSAGPFVFLIESAGIVELAAPRRAIRVLKPVSVEDGEKSAAYHPAPVAGFNFEIDFASAAVSRQRGSFRLVSGSFKRELAQARTFGFLHEVEALRKMGLARGGSMENAIVISGDRVLNEGGLRFRDEFVRHKILDSVGDLYLAGHPIIGQFTGIRSGHALNNRLLHALFADSAAYRIETLSAESDGRAAGRSGTTQPVLAAG, from the coding sequence TTGCAGAACCAGCAGACGCTGAAAAGCGCCATCCCCTGCACCGGCGTTGGCCTTCATTCGGGGGCCAAGGTGTCGATGACGCTTCGTCCGGCCGCTGCCGACACGGGCATCGTGTTCCGGCGCACGGATGTGCCTGCCGAAGCCGCGGAGATCCCCGCCCTCTGGAACCGGGTGGTCGACACCAAGCTGTGTACCGTGCTGGGCAACGAGCACGGTGTGACGGTGGGCACGGTCGAACACCTGATGGCCGCGCTGCGCGGCTGCGGGATCGACAACTGCGTCATCGAATTGGACGGCCCCGAAATCCCGATCATGGATGGCAGCGCCGGGCCGTTCGTCTTCCTGATCGAAAGCGCCGGCATCGTCGAGCTGGCCGCACCGCGGCGTGCGATCCGCGTGCTGAAGCCGGTTTCCGTCGAGGACGGCGAGAAGTCGGCGGCGTACCACCCGGCACCCGTGGCCGGGTTCAACTTTGAAATCGACTTCGCCAGCGCCGCCGTGTCGCGCCAGCGCGGCAGCTTCCGGCTGGTCAGCGGCTCCTTCAAGCGCGAGCTGGCCCAGGCCCGCACCTTCGGCTTCCTGCACGAGGTCGAGGCGCTGCGGAAAATGGGCTTGGCCCGCGGCGGCTCGATGGAGAACGCCATCGTCATCAGTGGCGACCGCGTCCTGAACGAGGGCGGCTTGCGCTTCCGCGATGAGTTCGTGCGCCACAAGATCCTGGACAGCGTCGGCGACCTGTATCTGGCCGGCCACCCGATCATCGGGCAGTTCACCGGCATCCGGTCCGGCCATGCGCTGAACAACCGGCTCCTGCACGCCCTGTTCGCGGACAGCGCCGCCTACCGGATCGAGACACTCTCGGCCGAGTCCGACGGCCGCGCCGCCGGTCGTTCCGGCACCACGCAGCCGGTGCTCGCCGCCGGCTGA
- a CDS encoding pentapeptide repeat-containing protein has protein sequence MWPTLLLAICVSLTGVAPAFARTNCTAPAAAGVEWRRCRQDGLDLRNADLRRAELRDATFQRTDLSGATLVDVDAFRARFVSAQLRGTKLDGARLIEVDFTRADMEGASLRGADLRGARLYGARLVGADLTGATIAGADLTSADFAGATWVDGKRVCATPSVGQCN, from the coding sequence ATGTGGCCCACCCTCCTGCTTGCCATTTGCGTCAGCCTGACCGGTGTCGCGCCCGCTTTCGCCCGCACCAATTGCACCGCCCCGGCCGCCGCCGGAGTGGAATGGCGGCGCTGCCGCCAGGACGGGCTCGACCTGCGGAACGCGGACCTGCGCCGGGCGGAATTGCGCGACGCCACCTTCCAACGGACCGATCTGTCGGGTGCGACGTTGGTGGATGTGGATGCGTTCCGGGCAAGGTTCGTTTCGGCACAACTCCGCGGGACGAAGCTCGACGGCGCCCGCCTGATCGAGGTGGACTTCACCCGGGCGGACATGGAGGGCGCATCGCTGCGCGGTGCGGACCTGCGCGGCGCACGGCTGTATGGCGCCCGGTTGGTGGGAGCGGATTTGACCGGCGCGACGATCGCAGGGGCGGATTTGACCAGCGCGGACTTCGCGGGTGCCACCTGGGTGGATGGTAAACGGGTCTGCGCGACGCCGTCCGTCGGGCAGTGCAATTGA
- a CDS encoding glycine zipper 2TM domain-containing protein, protein MTTKSAAVLVALMLAPLGACTSSYSPNTITGTSVGAVNRTVPGTVVSARPVTLRPDDDRNYGTAIGGVAGGVAGSALGGNTRAGILGALGGAVLGGLAGNVVADRATQETGIEYVVRLEDNQLITLVQGADMALQPGQSVLVVYGRRARLVPVTS, encoded by the coding sequence ATGACCACGAAGTCCGCCGCTGTTCTGGTTGCGCTGATGCTGGCTCCGCTCGGCGCCTGCACCTCGTCCTATTCGCCCAACACCATCACCGGCACCAGCGTCGGCGCCGTGAACCGGACCGTCCCGGGGACGGTGGTTTCGGCCCGACCCGTGACGCTGCGGCCGGACGACGACCGGAACTACGGGACCGCCATCGGCGGCGTGGCCGGCGGCGTCGCCGGTTCGGCCCTGGGCGGGAACACGCGTGCGGGCATTCTCGGGGCCCTGGGCGGCGCCGTGCTGGGCGGCCTTGCCGGCAACGTGGTCGCCGACCGGGCCACCCAGGAAACGGGCATCGAATACGTGGTCCGTCTGGAGGACAACCAGCTGATCACGCTCGTCCAGGGCGCGGACATGGCATTGCAGCCGGGGCAATCGGTCCTTGTCGTGTACGGCCGGCGGGCGCGCCTGGTCCCGGTCACGTCCTAG
- a CDS encoding UvrD-helicase domain-containing protein, giving the protein MAGLNPQQRQAVETLDGPVLVLSGAGTGKTRVLTARLAHLLITGRAKPWQILAVTFTNKAAREMRERVGALLGVPTEGWWMGTFHSLAARILRENADQAGLKPNFTILDTDDQIRLIKQLLEAAGIDDKKWPARVLAGVIDRWKDRALTPDKLKAEDAGDVAGGRMVTLYRAYQERLRNLNACDFGDLLLHNITIFQNDADVLERYQQKFRYLLVDEYQDTNVAQYLWLRLLAQAHRNLCCVGDDDQSIYGWRGAEVGNILRFENDFPGAVVIRLEENYRSAGHILAAASGVIAQNRGRLGKTLWTRADMGEPVRVRGVWDGEDEARWVGEEIESFQRKGVPLGEIAVLVRAGFQTREFEERFITLGLPYRVVGGPRFYERQEIRDALAYFRVVNSPDDDLAFERIINVPKRGIGPAALQQLHQTARALGVPLTEAAWRLAETDELKPKLRQTVRQLLQDIARWREALARMPHTEVAKAILDESGYTAMWQADKSPEAPGRLENLKELVAALAEFDNLNGFLEHVSLVMEAADQAPGDQVTLMTLHSAKGLEFDVVFLPGWEEGVFPNQRALDENGVAGLEEERRLAYVGLTRARKVAVISHAANRRVYGTMQTSIPSRFVDELPKDHVVAEADPGLYAGTSGGYGAGFGGGYAGGYGGGGYGGGGGFGAFNRMSAGFRGQRQPAGGRGSGTTIEGTAHEVRPRARPTKAFAVGDRVFHQKFGYGTVATVEEDKLEIAFDVAGTKKVIDSFVKPAADAG; this is encoded by the coding sequence ATGGCCGGACTGAACCCGCAGCAGCGCCAAGCGGTGGAGACGCTGGACGGCCCGGTGCTGGTGCTGTCCGGGGCCGGAACGGGCAAGACCCGCGTGCTGACGGCGCGGCTTGCGCATCTGCTGATCACCGGCCGGGCGAAGCCGTGGCAGATCCTGGCCGTCACATTCACCAACAAGGCCGCGCGGGAGATGCGCGAGCGTGTCGGCGCGTTGCTGGGGGTGCCGACCGAGGGATGGTGGATGGGCACCTTCCATTCGCTGGCCGCCCGGATCCTGCGCGAGAACGCCGACCAGGCCGGCCTCAAGCCCAACTTCACCATCCTGGACACCGACGACCAGATCCGCCTGATCAAGCAACTGCTCGAAGCGGCGGGGATCGACGACAAGAAATGGCCGGCGCGGGTGCTCGCCGGGGTCATCGACCGCTGGAAGGACCGGGCACTGACGCCCGACAAGCTGAAGGCCGAGGACGCGGGCGACGTGGCCGGTGGGCGCATGGTGACGCTCTACCGCGCCTACCAGGAGCGGCTGCGCAACCTCAACGCCTGCGACTTCGGCGACCTGCTGCTGCACAACATCACGATCTTCCAGAACGACGCCGACGTGCTGGAGCGCTACCAGCAGAAGTTCCGCTACCTGCTGGTGGACGAGTACCAGGACACCAACGTCGCCCAGTACCTATGGCTGCGCCTTCTGGCCCAGGCCCACCGCAACCTGTGCTGCGTGGGCGACGACGACCAGTCCATCTACGGCTGGCGGGGCGCGGAGGTCGGCAACATCCTGCGGTTCGAGAACGACTTCCCCGGCGCCGTGGTGATCCGGCTGGAGGAGAACTACCGCTCGGCCGGCCATATCCTGGCCGCCGCATCGGGCGTCATCGCCCAGAACCGGGGGCGCCTGGGCAAGACCTTGTGGACCCGCGCCGACATGGGCGAGCCCGTCCGCGTCCGCGGCGTCTGGGACGGCGAGGACGAGGCGCGCTGGGTCGGCGAGGAGATCGAGAGCTTCCAGCGCAAGGGCGTGCCGCTGGGCGAGATCGCGGTGCTGGTGCGCGCCGGCTTCCAGACCCGCGAGTTCGAGGAACGCTTCATCACGCTCGGCCTGCCCTACCGTGTGGTCGGCGGCCCGCGCTTCTACGAGCGGCAGGAAATCCGGGACGCGCTGGCCTATTTCCGCGTGGTCAACAGCCCCGACGACGATCTGGCGTTCGAACGCATCATCAACGTCCCCAAACGCGGCATCGGCCCGGCCGCGCTCCAGCAGCTCCACCAGACGGCACGCGCACTCGGCGTTCCCTTGACGGAGGCGGCATGGCGGCTGGCCGAGACGGACGAGCTGAAGCCCAAGCTCCGCCAGACCGTGCGCCAACTGCTGCAGGACATCGCCCGCTGGCGCGAGGCACTGGCCCGCATGCCGCACACCGAGGTCGCCAAGGCGATCCTGGACGAGTCCGGCTACACCGCCATGTGGCAGGCGGACAAGAGCCCCGAGGCGCCCGGCCGCCTGGAAAACCTAAAGGAACTGGTGGCCGCGCTGGCCGAGTTCGACAACCTGAACGGGTTCCTGGAGCATGTCAGCCTGGTGATGGAGGCGGCCGACCAGGCGCCCGGCGACCAGGTCACGCTGATGACCCTGCACAGCGCCAAGGGCCTGGAATTCGATGTGGTGTTCCTGCCCGGCTGGGAGGAAGGCGTCTTCCCGAACCAGCGGGCGCTCGACGAGAACGGCGTCGCCGGGCTGGAGGAGGAGCGGCGGCTGGCCTATGTCGGCCTGACCCGGGCGCGCAAGGTGGCCGTCATCAGCCATGCCGCCAACCGGCGGGTCTACGGCACCATGCAGACGTCCATCCCCTCCCGCTTCGTGGACGAATTGCCCAAGGACCATGTGGTGGCCGAAGCCGATCCCGGCCTGTACGCGGGCACTTCGGGCGGCTACGGGGCCGGGTTCGGCGGTGGGTACGCCGGTGGATACGGGGGCGGCGGGTACGGCGGCGGGGGCGGCTTCGGCGCGTTCAACCGCATGTCGGCCGGCTTCCGCGGCCAGCGGCAGCCGGCCGGCGGGCGCGGGTCCGGCACCACCATCGAGGGCACCGCCCACGAGGTCCGGCCCCGCGCCCGGCCGACCAAGGCCTTCGCCGTGGGCGACCGCGTCTTCCACCAGAAGTTCGGCTACGGCACCGTGGCCACGGTCGAGGAGGACAAGCTGGAGATCGCATTCGACGTGGCCGGCACGAAGAAGGTGATCGACAGCTTTGTGAAGCCCGCCGCGGACGCCGGATGA
- a CDS encoding 50S ribosomal protein L11 methyltransferase, with amino-acid sequence MSVQWHSGVWRIATVVPVAAAAAFTELVSQHAEAVACVEADPDGVQWLVEGTTRRQPDRAAIDADVMLVCMALGIEDPGIDVESLPPTDWLAWSLAGFPPILAGRFFIYGSHYEGRVPPGRVGLRIDAAMAFGTGEHGSTRGCLLALDRLAKGRRPARVLDMGCGSGILAIAASKMWRMPALGVDIDPISVSQARRNGRRNQAGAKLRFACGDGYTTPAVGRAGQYDLVFANILARPLVRMAPKLKRHLKPGGTAILSGLLARQERMVLAGHRAQGLVLAERHTVGDWRTLVLRRRGRAVPKS; translated from the coding sequence ATGAGCGTCCAATGGCATAGCGGCGTCTGGCGAATCGCCACGGTGGTCCCCGTGGCGGCGGCCGCGGCCTTCACCGAACTGGTGTCCCAACATGCCGAGGCGGTGGCCTGTGTCGAGGCCGACCCGGACGGCGTGCAGTGGCTGGTGGAAGGGACGACCCGGCGGCAACCGGACCGCGCGGCCATCGACGCGGACGTGATGCTGGTGTGCATGGCCCTGGGCATCGAGGATCCCGGCATCGACGTCGAGAGCCTGCCGCCCACCGATTGGCTGGCCTGGTCGCTGGCCGGCTTCCCGCCGATCCTGGCGGGACGGTTCTTCATCTACGGATCCCATTACGAGGGCCGGGTGCCGCCCGGACGCGTGGGGTTGCGCATCGATGCCGCCATGGCCTTCGGCACGGGCGAACACGGATCGACCCGCGGCTGCCTGCTGGCGCTCGACCGGCTGGCCAAGGGCCGGCGCCCTGCCCGCGTGCTCGACATGGGCTGCGGGTCGGGCATTCTCGCCATCGCCGCGTCCAAGATGTGGCGGATGCCGGCGCTGGGCGTGGACATCGACCCGATTTCGGTGTCCCAGGCGCGGCGCAACGGACGCCGGAACCAGGCCGGCGCCAAGCTGCGCTTCGCCTGCGGCGACGGCTACACCACCCCGGCCGTGGGCCGGGCCGGGCAGTACGATCTGGTGTTCGCCAACATCCTGGCCCGCCCGCTGGTGCGGATGGCCCCCAAGTTGAAGCGGCACCTGAAGCCCGGCGGAACGGCGATCCTGTCCGGCCTGCTCGCGCGGCAGGAGCGGATGGTCCTGGCCGGGCACCGTGCGCAGGGATTGGTGCTGGCCGAACGCCACACCGTCGGCGACTGGCGCACCCTGGTCCTGCGCCGCCGGGGACGGGCGGTCCCGAAAAGCTAA
- a CDS encoding DUF1127 domain-containing protein, translated as MATNTVAREMSAEGRIGTMEFETRAREMRAKAVGALFAGIFHGIREALKRRADRRRTVDELMKLDDRALSDIGLNRSMIYSVAAGDFELGRGANENQSSKAA; from the coding sequence ATGGCCACCAACACCGTCGCGCGTGAGATGTCGGCGGAGGGCCGCATCGGCACGATGGAATTCGAAACCCGTGCGCGCGAGATGCGGGCGAAGGCCGTCGGTGCTTTGTTCGCCGGCATCTTCCACGGCATCCGCGAGGCGCTGAAGCGCCGCGCCGACCGCCGCCGCACCGTCGACGAACTGATGAAGCTCGACGATCGTGCGCTCTCGGACATCGGCCTGAACCGCTCGATGATCTACAGCGTCGCCGCTGGCGATTTCGAACTGGGCCGGGGTGCGAACGAGAACCAGTCGAGCAAGGCTGCCTAA
- a CDS encoding aminopeptidase P family protein, which yields MAAQGSAYRGDEHLAALLRDSQVGRKVEEVRDLVAGVAAAPSATDPRAWLVLVGSNLSPDLEAQLLALRDMLAAPKPPLAAATRLANLRAELARQGLDGFVIPYSDEHQGEYIPARARRLAWLTGFTGSAGTAVVLGDSAAVFVDGRYTLQVRAQVPADLYEYRHLVEESHTEWAARSLPRGGRLGYDPRLHTIGWVEKAKTELDRIGGQLVAVDRNPVDAVWTDQPPAPISPVVPHDVRHAGKPSAEKREELAMALRDAGCAAAVLTQAESVAWLLNVRGADVPHTPLPLANAILRDDGTVDLFIDRRKLSPGLEAHLGNTVAIQPPETLGPALEALGRTGGKVRVDPATANAWVFERLHKGGAQPVRETDPCALPRACKNPVEQEGSRQAHMRDAGAVARFMHWISQVGPTGEVDEIDAAEHLRRLRAEDPLFRDISFDTISGAGPNGAIVHYRSTPETNRRIETGSLYLVDSGAQYLDGTTDITRTIAIGTPTPEMRRRFTLVLKGHIALSTTRFPKGTTGSQLDALARQFLWQEGLDYDHGTGHGVGSYLGVHEGPARIAKQPNTIPLEPGMILSNEPGYYKAGAYGIRIENLVLVQPCTELPDAERPMLCFETLTLAPIDRNLVEPGLLTAREAAWLDAYHARVRAALSGRLPADTEAWLAGATAPIAPLVAPGA from the coding sequence ATGGCCGCACAGGGTTCCGCGTACCGAGGCGACGAGCATTTGGCCGCGCTGCTGCGTGACAGCCAAGTGGGACGGAAGGTCGAGGAGGTTCGGGATCTTGTGGCAGGCGTGGCGGCCGCGCCGTCGGCGACCGACCCGCGGGCTTGGCTCGTCCTGGTCGGGTCCAACCTGTCGCCGGACCTGGAAGCGCAACTGCTGGCGCTGCGGGATATGCTGGCCGCTCCGAAGCCGCCGCTGGCTGCCGCGACCCGTCTTGCAAACCTTCGCGCCGAATTGGCCCGCCAGGGTCTCGACGGCTTCGTCATCCCCTATTCCGACGAGCACCAGGGCGAATACATCCCCGCACGCGCCCGGCGCCTGGCATGGCTGACCGGCTTCACCGGATCCGCCGGCACGGCCGTGGTCCTGGGCGACTCCGCCGCCGTGTTCGTCGACGGGCGCTACACCCTTCAGGTCCGCGCCCAGGTGCCGGCCGATCTGTACGAGTATCGGCACCTTGTGGAGGAGTCGCATACCGAGTGGGCGGCGCGAAGCCTGCCGCGGGGGGGCCGGCTGGGCTACGACCCGCGCCTGCACACCATCGGCTGGGTCGAGAAGGCGAAGACGGAGTTGGACCGCATCGGCGGTCAACTCGTCGCGGTGGACCGGAACCCGGTCGATGCCGTCTGGACGGACCAGCCGCCGGCCCCCATCAGCCCCGTGGTCCCGCACGATGTGCGCCATGCCGGCAAGCCTTCCGCCGAAAAGCGCGAGGAATTGGCCATGGCCCTTCGGGACGCGGGCTGCGCGGCGGCGGTGCTGACCCAGGCGGAGTCCGTGGCCTGGCTGCTGAATGTCCGGGGCGCGGACGTCCCCCACACGCCGCTGCCGCTGGCCAATGCGATCCTGCGCGACGACGGCACGGTCGACCTGTTCATCGACCGGCGCAAGCTGTCGCCGGGACTTGAAGCGCATCTGGGCAACACCGTTGCCATCCAGCCGCCGGAAACGCTTGGCCCGGCGCTGGAAGCCCTGGGCCGGACCGGGGGCAAGGTCCGCGTTGATCCCGCCACGGCCAATGCCTGGGTGTTTGAACGGTTGCACAAGGGCGGCGCCCAACCGGTCCGCGAAACCGATCCCTGCGCCCTGCCGCGGGCATGCAAAAACCCGGTCGAGCAGGAAGGCTCCCGCCAAGCCCATATGCGCGACGCCGGTGCCGTCGCGCGCTTCATGCATTGGATCTCGCAGGTCGGCCCGACCGGCGAAGTGGACGAGATCGACGCGGCCGAGCACCTGCGCAGGCTGCGGGCCGAGGATCCGCTGTTCCGCGACATCAGCTTCGACACCATCTCGGGCGCGGGCCCGAATGGAGCCATCGTCCACTACCGGTCGACGCCCGAGACCAACCGGCGGATCGAGACGGGATCCCTGTACCTCGTGGACAGCGGCGCCCAGTACCTGGACGGTACCACGGACATCACCCGCACCATCGCCATCGGCACCCCGACGCCGGAAATGCGTCGGCGCTTCACTCTGGTCCTCAAGGGGCACATCGCCCTTTCCACCACCCGCTTCCCCAAGGGCACGACGGGCTCGCAGCTCGATGCCCTGGCGCGGCAATTCCTGTGGCAGGAAGGGTTGGACTACGACCATGGCACGGGCCACGGCGTCGGAAGCTACCTGGGTGTCCACGAGGGGCCGGCGCGTATCGCCAAGCAGCCGAACACCATCCCCCTCGAACCCGGCATGATCCTGTCGAACGAACCCGGCTACTACAAGGCCGGCGCCTACGGGATCCGGATCGAAAACCTCGTCCTCGTCCAGCCCTGCACGGAGCTGCCGGATGCGGAACGGCCGATGCTGTGCTTCGAGACGCTTACCCTGGCGCCGATCGACCGCAACCTCGTGGAACCCGGCCTTTTGACCGCGCGGGAGGCGGCGTGGCTGGACGCGTACCATGCGCGGGTCCGGGCCGCCCTGTCGGGCCGACTGCCCGCCGATACCGAGGCATGGCTGGCCGGGGCGACGGCCCCGATCGCGCCCCTGGTCGCACCCGGCGCGTAA